Proteins from one Microbacterium faecale genomic window:
- a CDS encoding TetR family transcriptional regulator, with product MRGTGHDLEGIVDAALELLDAFGLPDLSMRRLATHLGVQPSALYWHVENKQSLLAAVADRIVSEAAPATGVRETARALRDALLNRRDGAEVVVSTAALSLGSDALEARIRSAYEAAGSADPARDATVLAQFVLGHTYLVQQRMQAAAIGAYDADPADVAAATRADFEAGIDRLTTP from the coding sequence ATGCGTGGAACCGGACACGACCTCGAGGGCATCGTCGATGCCGCCCTCGAACTCCTCGACGCGTTCGGGCTCCCCGACCTGTCGATGCGCCGCCTCGCGACGCATCTCGGCGTGCAGCCGAGCGCTCTGTACTGGCACGTCGAGAACAAGCAGTCGCTTCTCGCCGCGGTCGCCGATCGGATCGTCAGCGAGGCCGCGCCGGCGACCGGCGTACGCGAGACAGCCCGCGCGCTCCGCGACGCCCTCCTCAACCGACGAGACGGCGCGGAGGTGGTCGTATCGACCGCCGCACTCTCCCTCGGATCCGATGCGCTCGAGGCGCGGATCCGTTCGGCATACGAGGCGGCCGGTTCCGCGGACCCCGCCCGCGACGCGACCGTCCTCGCGCAGTTCGTCCTCGGCCACACCTATCTCGTCCAGCAGCGGATGCAGGCCGCGGCCATCGGCGCCTACGACGCGGATCCCGCCGACGTCGCGGCAGCGACCCGCGCCGACTTCGAGGCCGGCATCGACCGCCTCACCACGCCATGA
- a CDS encoding MFS transporter, with protein MTNVSPSPSSDHVYAASRRDMRRILASSLIGTALEYYDFILYATAAGIVFNKVFFTNLDPALALIFSFATLAAGYVARPLGGIIFGHLGDKIGRKTVLMATIVLMGVTSTLIGLLPATAQIGMWAPALLVTLRVVQGIAVGGEWGGATLVGFENAKKRSRGFAAAFSYMGAPTGTLVGTLILAGMATLPEEQFLSWGWRVPFVLSAAFMMIAVFIRRKVSESKVFQEALENAPKEKKTPLADLVRHHWRPLLRAFAVGISGQAAQGLMGAWAVAYVVAQASHSQSLILVLKSAAAVTTIIFIIVSSRMSDRFGRRRILLFGNILGITLAFPIMMMLQTDSVVLFFFAVFLGLSVVQGFSAGPYGAYAGEQFPTAVRNSGASVAYQFAATAGAGFTPMIATALAAAGGGNLWLVSLLWIGFASVSLIGLLTGKDRSHLELTELDGAAPVVTKPEQDLARVR; from the coding sequence ATGACCAACGTCAGCCCGTCACCGTCCAGTGACCACGTGTACGCCGCATCGCGGCGCGACATGCGTCGGATCCTCGCGTCGAGTCTGATCGGCACCGCGCTCGAGTACTACGACTTCATCCTGTACGCGACTGCCGCCGGCATCGTCTTCAACAAGGTGTTCTTCACGAATCTCGACCCCGCCCTTGCGCTGATCTTCTCGTTCGCCACCCTCGCTGCGGGGTACGTCGCGCGTCCGCTCGGCGGCATCATCTTCGGACACCTCGGCGACAAGATCGGCCGCAAGACCGTCCTGATGGCGACGATCGTCTTGATGGGCGTCACGTCGACGCTGATCGGGCTGCTGCCGGCGACGGCTCAGATCGGGATGTGGGCGCCGGCCCTGCTGGTCACCCTGCGTGTCGTCCAGGGCATCGCCGTCGGGGGCGAATGGGGAGGGGCCACGCTCGTCGGCTTCGAGAACGCAAAGAAGCGTTCTCGCGGATTCGCCGCGGCGTTCTCGTACATGGGCGCCCCCACGGGGACCCTCGTCGGCACGCTGATCCTGGCCGGCATGGCGACGCTGCCCGAGGAGCAGTTCCTCTCGTGGGGCTGGCGGGTGCCGTTCGTGCTGTCAGCGGCGTTCATGATGATCGCCGTCTTCATCCGCCGCAAGGTGTCGGAGTCGAAGGTGTTCCAAGAGGCGCTCGAGAACGCCCCGAAGGAGAAGAAGACCCCGCTCGCCGATCTGGTGCGCCACCACTGGCGACCGCTGCTCCGCGCCTTCGCCGTCGGCATCTCGGGGCAGGCCGCGCAGGGCCTGATGGGCGCGTGGGCCGTCGCGTACGTTGTCGCGCAGGCGTCGCACTCGCAGAGCCTGATCCTCGTGCTGAAGTCCGCCGCCGCGGTCACCACGATCATCTTCATCATCGTCTCGTCGCGGATGTCGGACCGGTTCGGCCGCCGCCGGATCCTGCTGTTCGGCAACATCCTCGGCATCACCTTGGCGTTCCCGATCATGATGATGCTCCAGACCGACAGCGTCGTCCTGTTCTTCTTCGCGGTGTTCCTCGGACTCTCGGTGGTGCAGGGATTCTCTGCCGGACCGTACGGCGCGTACGCGGGGGAGCAGTTCCCGACCGCCGTGCGAAACTCGGGCGCCTCGGTCGCCTATCAGTTCGCCGCGACCGCTGGCGCGGGCTTCACTCCCATGATCGCGACCGCGCTCGCCGCGGCCGGCGGCGGAAACCTGTGGCTCGTGTCGCTGCTGTGGATCGGCTTCGCCTCCGTCAGCCTGATCGGCCTCCTCACGGGCAAGGACCGCTCGCACCTCGAGCTCACGGAACTCGATGGAGCGGCGCCCGTGGTGACGAAGCCCGAGCAGGATCTCGCACGCGTCCGCTGA
- a CDS encoding MBL fold metallo-hydrolase, whose amino-acid sequence MSTEFSPHIVTLGTAGGPRWWADHDGAPRFGIATAVVVGERWYLVDCGDGAGHQARSAGLNMADLGGIFLTHLHSDHVVDLPGIVLFGAFELKGRTGGPIPIVGPGDRGKLTPLAPQATARPQPVAPERPTPGVAGLMDGILAAYATDINDRIFDSLAKSPRDTFAVREIDVGGIRGFDPDTTVAPEMEPIEVFRDDLVTVTATLVSHHPMAPAFAFRFDTEHGSVTISGDTAPCDNLVRLARDTDLLLHEAIDLDNLAAQYPDTEMMRATMEHHRRSHTTPADAGTVAARAGARHLALHHLVPAYAHPAVWQDARLSFGGPLSIPDDLDRIVFARVPEPSAS is encoded by the coding sequence GTGAGCACGGAATTCTCCCCGCACATCGTGACGCTCGGCACGGCCGGCGGCCCGCGCTGGTGGGCAGACCATGACGGAGCGCCCCGATTCGGCATCGCGACCGCGGTGGTCGTCGGCGAGCGGTGGTATCTCGTCGACTGCGGCGATGGAGCAGGGCATCAGGCGCGTTCCGCCGGCCTGAACATGGCTGACCTCGGTGGCATCTTCCTGACGCACCTCCACTCCGATCACGTCGTAGACCTCCCCGGAATCGTGCTGTTCGGGGCGTTCGAGCTGAAGGGCCGCACGGGCGGCCCCATCCCGATCGTCGGTCCCGGCGACCGGGGCAAGCTCACGCCGCTGGCCCCGCAGGCGACGGCACGGCCGCAGCCGGTCGCTCCCGAACGGCCGACGCCGGGCGTCGCCGGACTCATGGACGGCATCCTCGCGGCGTACGCGACCGACATCAACGACCGCATCTTCGACTCGCTGGCGAAGAGCCCGCGCGACACGTTCGCGGTGCGAGAGATCGATGTCGGGGGCATCCGCGGCTTCGACCCCGACACCACCGTGGCCCCCGAGATGGAGCCGATCGAGGTCTTCCGTGACGACCTCGTCACCGTGACGGCGACGCTCGTGTCGCACCATCCGATGGCCCCGGCGTTCGCATTCCGGTTCGACACGGAGCACGGATCCGTCACCATCTCGGGCGATACCGCTCCCTGCGACAACCTCGTGCGACTCGCCCGGGACACCGACCTGCTGCTGCACGAGGCGATCGACCTCGACAACCTCGCGGCGCAATACCCCGACACCGAGATGATGCGCGCCACGATGGAACACCACCGTCGTTCGCACACCACTCCCGCCGACGCGGGGACGGTCGCTGCGCGAGCAGGCGCCCGCCATCTCGCGCTGCACCACCTCGTTCCCGCCTACGCCCACCCGGCGGTCTGGCAGGACGCTCGGCTGTCGTTCGGCGGGCCTCTGTCGATCCCGGACGACCTCGATCGCATCGTCTTCGCACGCGTCCCCGAGCCCTCGGCCTCGTAG
- a CDS encoding LysR family transcriptional regulator, producing MTDITIRQLEYFVAIADTGSVTGAATACHVTQAAVSTALAQLEGTVGARLAIRRPGHGIALTAEGVAVASHARGVLDGVSQVSAIVSEARGRLSGRLAIGVYRTLSTHTIPALIEWFATRHPDVQLQFIEGSGSFVQQELLAGRVQVAVIYRAQLIDGCEPTMLRRARRMAVMSPDHPLASEVQLSLPLLAEHPAIFLDEEPALQRTLAAFAAEGVEPLVPWRSSSVDAIQNVAGRGSAYSILMQTRSHSPEGRPLLFRALPGEALDNPVAAVLPRGVRPTALITEVLSAVREYWVATHAALNRDEASSRT from the coding sequence ATGACTGACATCACGATTCGCCAGCTCGAGTACTTCGTCGCCATCGCCGACACGGGGTCCGTGACGGGCGCCGCCACCGCATGCCACGTCACGCAGGCGGCCGTCAGCACGGCGCTCGCTCAGCTCGAGGGCACCGTCGGCGCCCGCCTGGCGATCCGGCGTCCGGGGCACGGCATCGCGCTCACCGCCGAGGGCGTCGCGGTTGCCTCGCACGCCCGCGGAGTCCTCGACGGCGTCAGTCAGGTGTCCGCGATCGTGTCGGAGGCGCGCGGGCGTCTGAGCGGGCGCCTCGCCATCGGCGTCTATCGCACTCTCTCCACGCATACGATCCCCGCCCTGATCGAGTGGTTCGCGACGCGCCATCCTGATGTGCAACTGCAGTTCATCGAGGGCTCGGGTTCGTTCGTGCAGCAGGAGCTCCTCGCCGGACGCGTGCAGGTCGCCGTGATCTACCGAGCCCAGCTCATCGACGGCTGCGAGCCGACGATGCTGCGACGCGCCCGACGCATGGCGGTCATGAGCCCCGACCACCCCCTCGCCTCCGAGGTGCAGCTCTCACTGCCGTTGCTGGCGGAGCATCCGGCGATCTTCCTCGACGAAGAGCCCGCGCTCCAGCGCACGCTCGCGGCATTCGCGGCCGAGGGCGTCGAACCACTCGTGCCGTGGCGCAGCAGCAGCGTCGACGCGATCCAGAATGTCGCAGGCCGCGGATCCGCGTACTCGATTCTCATGCAGACGCGCTCGCACAGCCCGGAGGGGCGTCCATTGCTGTTCCGCGCGCTGCCGGGCGAAGCGCTCGACAATCCGGTCGCTGCGGTGCTCCCCCGCGGCGTCAGGCCGACTGCGCTCATCACGGAGGTGCTCAGCGCCGTGCGCGAGTACTGGGTCGCGACCCACGCGGCGCTGAACCGCGACGAGGCCTCGTCACGGACCTGA
- a CDS encoding MalY/PatB family protein, giving the protein MTDPLDALPLDVLRQRSSTKWATHPDDVLPLFVAETDFPLAEPITRTLTDAIAIGDTGYVPPKTAYPEAFAAFAERRWGWQVDPDRVRTTCDVMMGVAELVRATAKPGEKVVITSPVYPPFFSVHDESHTEYVDVPLRRDGGSWSLDLEGIDRAFADGAVAILLCNPHNPTGTAHTPEALAELARSAERHGAVVISDEIHAPLAIPGRRPFTPFLTVSAEARQVGFAVQSASKTFNLAGLKCAHIVTATDRNAELVRRIPDEVEWRTGLFGIKAGIASYTDGDPWLDALLARLAANQTLLVDLLAEYVPAAAYVPGDAGFLAWVDLRETGWGDDPAARILADARVALNSGPAFGAPGRGHARINYGTGPEILTEAVRRIGALT; this is encoded by the coding sequence ATGACGGATCCGCTTGACGCTCTGCCTCTCGACGTCCTGCGCCAGCGCTCCAGCACGAAGTGGGCGACACACCCCGACGATGTGCTGCCGCTTTTCGTCGCTGAGACGGACTTCCCGCTCGCCGAGCCGATCACCCGAACGCTGACCGACGCGATCGCGATCGGCGACACCGGCTACGTGCCGCCGAAGACGGCGTACCCGGAGGCGTTCGCCGCGTTTGCTGAGCGGCGCTGGGGCTGGCAGGTCGATCCCGATCGCGTGCGCACGACGTGCGACGTCATGATGGGCGTCGCTGAGCTCGTCCGGGCGACGGCGAAGCCAGGGGAGAAGGTCGTGATCACCTCGCCCGTGTATCCGCCGTTCTTCAGCGTGCATGACGAATCGCACACCGAGTACGTCGATGTTCCGCTCCGGAGAGACGGCGGTTCGTGGTCGCTCGACCTTGAGGGAATCGACCGCGCCTTCGCCGATGGCGCCGTCGCGATTCTGCTCTGCAACCCGCACAACCCGACTGGAACCGCGCACACGCCCGAGGCGCTCGCGGAGCTCGCGCGCAGCGCCGAACGGCACGGCGCCGTCGTGATCAGCGACGAGATCCACGCGCCGCTCGCGATCCCGGGTCGTCGGCCCTTCACGCCCTTCCTCACAGTGTCGGCCGAGGCGCGGCAGGTGGGGTTCGCCGTGCAGAGCGCGAGCAAGACCTTCAACCTCGCCGGCCTGAAGTGCGCGCACATCGTCACGGCGACCGACCGCAACGCCGAGCTCGTGCGGCGGATCCCGGACGAGGTCGAGTGGCGTACGGGATTGTTTGGCATCAAAGCCGGGATCGCGTCGTACACCGACGGCGACCCGTGGCTCGACGCGCTCCTGGCGCGCCTCGCCGCCAACCAGACCCTGCTCGTCGACTTGCTCGCCGAATATGTGCCTGCCGCGGCATACGTACCGGGGGACGCCGGCTTCCTCGCCTGGGTCGACCTGCGCGAGACCGGCTGGGGGGATGATCCGGCGGCGAGGATCCTCGCGGATGCTCGTGTTGCGCTCAACTCGGGCCCGGCGTTCGGCGCCCCAGGCCGCGGCCACGCGCGCATCAACTACGGCACCGGCCCCGAGATCCTCACTGAGGCCGTCCGCCGCATCGGCGCCCTCACCTGA
- a CDS encoding metal-sulfur cluster assembly factor translates to MSATLTSALYDEVTEALKDVMDPELGVNIVDLGLIYDLAWDDENDALVIHMTLTSAGCPLTDVIEEQIAQSLDGVVKQFRINWVWMPPWGPERITDDGRDQMRALGFAI, encoded by the coding sequence ATGTCCGCCACGCTTACCTCCGCGCTGTATGACGAGGTCACCGAGGCGCTCAAGGACGTCATGGACCCCGAGCTCGGGGTCAACATCGTCGACCTCGGGCTGATCTACGACCTGGCCTGGGATGACGAGAACGACGCGCTCGTCATTCACATGACGCTCACGAGCGCCGGGTGCCCGCTCACCGATGTGATCGAGGAGCAGATCGCTCAGTCGCTCGATGGCGTCGTCAAGCAGTTCCGGATCAACTGGGTCTGGATGCCGCCGTGGGGCCCCGAACGCATCACGGATGACGGGCGCGACCAGATGCGCGCGCTCGGCTTCGCGATCTGA
- the sufC gene encoding Fe-S cluster assembly ATPase SufC: protein MAVLEIRDLFVTVETDEGTIPILNGVNLTVASGETHAIMGPNGSGKSTLAATIAGHPKYEVASGTITLDGEDVLEMGVDERARAGLFLAMQYPVEIPGVSVTNFLRTAKTAIDGEAPAIRTWAKDVREGMQNLRMDEKFAQRNVNEGFSGGEKKRHEILQLELLKPKLAILDETDSGLDVDALKVVSEGVNRAKDTTDLGVLLITHYTRILRYIKPDFVHVMVEGKIVEEGGPELAERLEESGYEGYLPEDAPLQG from the coding sequence ATGGCTGTTCTCGAGATCCGCGACCTGTTCGTCACGGTCGAGACCGATGAGGGCACGATCCCGATCCTCAACGGCGTCAACCTGACCGTCGCCAGCGGCGAGACGCACGCGATCATGGGCCCGAACGGATCCGGCAAGTCGACGCTCGCCGCGACCATCGCTGGCCACCCCAAGTACGAGGTCGCGAGCGGAACGATCACGCTCGACGGCGAAGACGTCCTCGAGATGGGCGTCGACGAGCGTGCGCGCGCGGGACTGTTTCTCGCGATGCAGTACCCCGTCGAGATCCCCGGCGTCTCGGTGACGAACTTCCTGCGTACCGCGAAGACCGCGATCGATGGCGAGGCGCCGGCGATCCGCACCTGGGCCAAGGACGTCCGCGAGGGGATGCAGAACCTGCGCATGGACGAGAAGTTCGCGCAGCGCAACGTCAACGAGGGCTTCTCGGGCGGCGAGAAGAAGCGCCACGAGATTCTGCAGCTCGAGCTGCTGAAGCCGAAGCTCGCGATCCTCGACGAGACCGACTCCGGCCTCGACGTCGATGCGCTCAAGGTCGTCTCCGAGGGCGTGAACCGCGCCAAGGACACCACCGACCTCGGCGTGCTGCTGATCACCCACTACACGCGCATCCTCCGCTACATCAAGCCCGACTTCGTGCACGTCATGGTCGAGGGCAAGATCGTCGAGGAGGGCGGCCCCGAACTGGCGGAGCGCCTCGAGGAGTCCGGCTACGAGGGCTACCTCCCCGAAGACGCGCCCCTCCAGGGCTGA
- a CDS encoding non-heme iron oxygenase ferredoxin subunit, which produces MTATRVCGLGDLTQDEPMRVEIDGTPIAVVRDSNDEVHAIGDTCTHGDISLSEGFVEGETLECWAHGSAFSLRTGKPLNLPAYEPVPVYVVQIDGDDVLIDINVKKEY; this is translated from the coding sequence GTGACCGCCACGCGCGTGTGCGGCCTGGGTGACCTCACTCAGGACGAACCCATGCGCGTCGAGATCGATGGCACGCCCATTGCGGTCGTGCGCGACTCGAACGACGAAGTGCACGCGATCGGCGACACCTGCACGCACGGTGACATCTCGCTGTCCGAAGGTTTCGTCGAGGGCGAGACGCTGGAATGCTGGGCCCACGGCTCGGCGTTCTCGCTCCGCACCGGCAAGCCTCTCAACCTCCCCGCTTACGAGCCCGTCCCCGTCTACGTCGTCCAGATCGACGGCGACGACGTGCTCATCGACATCAACGTGAAGAAGGAATACTGA
- the sufD gene encoding Fe-S cluster assembly protein SufD, translated as MTTDTTAPAAAQDQHGHVDPARALVGARDDVTVPVQTRSERPRSYDPADFGTPTGREVNWKHTPVSRIAPLFEQSTANDGVTYTFASGEQYVAEPLAIGDAPRGEFFEPEDITAAVAWHGADKALHIKLPREVEVDEPIVVDIVGQGADKRADAHIVIEAEPMSRGTVVLQHTGSAQYGQNVEIIARDGSNLTVISVQKWDDDALHASAHQARVDRDASLTHFVITFGGDLVRVNPNLELSGQGSHGEMFGLVYSDTGQHLENQVYLFHKGENTTGDVLYKGALQGETARTVWIGDVLIGPDATGTDSYEANRNLLLTSGARADSIPNLEIKTGDIKGAGHASATGRFDDEQLFYLQTRGISEEEARRLVVLGFLSEVPQKIRIPELQQTLLADIEREIAEGVKR; from the coding sequence ATGACGACTGACACGACGGCGCCCGCAGCGGCGCAGGATCAGCACGGCCACGTGGACCCGGCGCGTGCACTCGTCGGGGCACGGGACGATGTGACCGTTCCCGTGCAGACCCGCTCGGAGCGGCCGCGATCGTACGATCCGGCCGACTTCGGCACGCCGACCGGACGCGAGGTCAACTGGAAGCACACGCCCGTCTCGCGCATCGCGCCGCTGTTCGAGCAGTCGACGGCGAACGACGGCGTCACGTACACGTTCGCGTCCGGCGAGCAGTACGTCGCGGAACCGCTCGCGATCGGAGACGCCCCCCGGGGTGAGTTCTTCGAGCCCGAGGACATCACGGCCGCGGTCGCGTGGCACGGCGCCGACAAGGCGCTGCACATCAAGCTGCCGCGCGAGGTCGAGGTCGACGAGCCGATCGTGGTCGACATCGTCGGCCAGGGCGCGGACAAGCGCGCGGACGCCCACATCGTGATCGAGGCCGAGCCGATGTCGAGGGGCACCGTCGTGCTCCAGCACACGGGCTCGGCGCAGTACGGCCAGAACGTCGAGATCATCGCCCGCGACGGCTCGAACCTGACCGTCATCAGCGTGCAGAAGTGGGACGACGACGCGCTCCACGCGTCGGCGCACCAGGCGCGGGTTGACCGCGACGCGTCGCTGACGCACTTCGTGATCACGTTCGGCGGCGATCTCGTGCGGGTGAACCCCAACCTCGAGCTGTCGGGGCAGGGGTCGCACGGTGAGATGTTCGGGCTTGTCTACAGCGACACGGGTCAGCACCTCGAAAACCAGGTGTATCTCTTCCACAAGGGCGAGAACACCACGGGCGATGTGCTCTACAAGGGCGCACTCCAGGGCGAGACCGCCCGGACCGTCTGGATCGGCGACGTGCTGATCGGCCCGGACGCGACCGGAACCGACTCGTACGAGGCCAACCGCAACCTGCTGCTCACGAGCGGCGCTCGTGCCGACTCGATCCCGAACCTCGAGATCAAGACCGGCGACATCAAGGGCGCAGGACACGCATCCGCAACGGGTCGATTCGATGACGAGCAGCTGTTCTACCTGCAGACCCGCGGCATCAGCGAGGAAGAGGCGCGTCGACTCGTCGTGCTCGGCTTCCTCTCCGAGGTGCCGCAGAAGATCCGGATCCCGGAGTTGCAGCAGACGCTGCTCGCCGACATCGAGCGCGAGATCGCCGAGGGAGTGAAGCGGTGA
- the sufB gene encoding Fe-S cluster assembly protein SufB encodes MSDVLIDRPELESLGVYEFGWHDSDVAGASAQRGLSEAVVRDISRLKDEEEWMLKTRLKALKLFDKKPMPTWGADITAIDFDNIKYFVRTTEKQAQSWEDLPDDIKNTYERLGIPQAERERLVAGVAAQYESEVVYHQIREDLEEQGVIFMDTDTALREHPEFFKEYFGTVIPSGDNKFAALNTAVWSGGSFVYVPKGVHVEIPLQAYFRINTENMGQFERTLIIADEGSYVHYIEGCTAPIYKSDSLHSAVVEIIVKKNARVRYTTIQNWSNNVYNLVTKRAIAEEGATMEWVDGNIGSKVTMKYPSIFLVGEHAKGETLSVAFAGPGQHQDAGAKMIHMAPYTQSSIVSKSIARGGGRAGYRGEVRVDEKAHHSSNSVICDALLVDTKSRSDTYPAIDIRVDDVVLGHEATVSKVSEEQLFYLMSRGLEETEAMSMIVRGFIEPIARELPMEYALELNKLIEMGMEGSVG; translated from the coding sequence ATGTCCGATGTGCTGATCGACCGTCCAGAGCTCGAGAGTCTGGGGGTGTACGAGTTCGGCTGGCATGACTCCGACGTTGCCGGCGCGAGCGCCCAGCGCGGCCTGAGTGAGGCCGTCGTGCGCGACATCTCCCGTCTGAAGGACGAAGAAGAGTGGATGCTCAAGACGCGCCTCAAGGCGCTCAAGCTCTTCGACAAGAAGCCGATGCCCACGTGGGGTGCTGACATCACCGCCATCGACTTCGACAACATCAAATATTTCGTGCGCACGACCGAGAAGCAGGCGCAGTCCTGGGAGGACCTGCCCGACGACATCAAGAACACGTACGAGCGGCTCGGCATCCCGCAGGCTGAGCGCGAGCGTCTCGTCGCCGGTGTCGCCGCGCAGTACGAGTCCGAGGTCGTCTACCACCAGATCCGCGAGGACCTGGAGGAGCAGGGTGTCATCTTCATGGACACCGACACGGCGTTGCGCGAGCACCCGGAGTTCTTCAAGGAGTACTTCGGAACCGTCATCCCGTCCGGCGACAACAAGTTCGCGGCGCTCAACACGGCCGTCTGGTCGGGCGGATCCTTCGTCTACGTGCCGAAGGGCGTGCACGTCGAGATCCCGCTGCAGGCCTACTTCCGGATCAACACCGAGAACATGGGCCAGTTCGAGCGCACGCTGATCATTGCGGACGAGGGCAGCTACGTCCACTACATCGAGGGCTGCACGGCTCCGATCTACAAGAGCGACTCGCTGCACTCGGCCGTTGTCGAGATCATCGTGAAGAAGAACGCCCGCGTGCGCTACACGACGATCCAGAACTGGTCGAACAACGTCTACAACCTCGTCACGAAGCGCGCGATCGCGGAAGAGGGCGCGACGATGGAGTGGGTCGACGGCAACATCGGATCCAAGGTCACGATGAAGTACCCGTCGATCTTCCTCGTGGGCGAGCACGCGAAGGGCGAGACGCTGTCCGTGGCGTTCGCCGGTCCGGGCCAGCACCAGGACGCGGGCGCGAAGATGATCCACATGGCGCCGTACACGCAGTCGTCGATCGTCTCGAAGTCGATCGCACGAGGCGGCGGCCGCGCCGGTTACCGCGGCGAGGTGCGCGTCGATGAGAAGGCGCATCACTCGTCCAACTCGGTGATCTGTGACGCGTTGCTCGTCGACACGAAGTCGCGCTCCGACACCTATCCGGCGATCGACATCCGCGTCGACGACGTCGTCCTCGGCCATGAGGCGACCGTGTCGAAGGTCAGTGAAGAGCAGCTGTTCTACCTCATGAGCAGGGGTCTCGAAGAGACCGAGGCGATGTCGATGATCGTGCGTGGCTTCATCGAGCCGATCGCCCGTGAGCTGCCGATGGAATACGCGCTGGAACTCAACAAGCTCATCGAGATGGGCATGGAAGGATCGGTCGGCTAA
- a CDS encoding COX15/CtaA family protein — protein MPISPALRIFAWLSFVAEVLIIATGGAVRLTGSGLGCSEWPMCTPDSLVPTAELGIHGIIEFGNRTMTGVVGIVALVVLLLVLHAAGGRRSLVPALVFAVGGVVGAIGAYLGFTAMGFSGAVPLSVVLLLAAVAGAVHSLVITRVRRDLVTLAWIVLVGVMAQAVVGGSAVLTGLNPFIVGFHYASSLLLVCVTAAFLVRMNATSGPRELTVPRGYAILVHVGSLVLAATIAFGVLTTANGPHSGDEYVIRTGFDATILAHVHSWPGYAMSGIALAIVVLAWLRGLPTRGWSVTFLAVLIVQVLVGVWQANASLPPLLVGVHMVLAALSAAAYVALVLRMKRPISGSPSTPR, from the coding sequence ATGCCGATCTCGCCCGCGCTCAGGATCTTCGCCTGGTTGTCGTTCGTCGCCGAGGTGCTGATCATCGCCACGGGTGGCGCGGTGCGGTTGACCGGATCCGGGCTCGGGTGCTCGGAATGGCCGATGTGCACGCCCGACTCGCTCGTGCCGACCGCGGAGCTCGGGATCCACGGCATCATCGAGTTCGGCAACCGCACGATGACGGGCGTCGTCGGCATTGTGGCGCTCGTCGTCCTCCTCCTCGTGCTGCACGCCGCGGGCGGTCGCCGCTCGCTCGTTCCGGCGCTCGTCTTCGCAGTCGGCGGGGTCGTCGGCGCGATCGGCGCTTACCTCGGATTCACGGCGATGGGCTTCTCCGGCGCGGTCCCCCTGTCGGTCGTGCTGCTCCTCGCGGCCGTCGCCGGCGCGGTGCATTCGCTCGTCATCACGCGCGTGCGCCGCGACCTCGTGACGCTCGCCTGGATCGTGCTCGTCGGCGTGATGGCGCAGGCGGTCGTGGGTGGCAGCGCCGTGCTGACCGGGCTGAACCCGTTCATCGTCGGGTTCCACTACGCCTCGTCGCTCCTGCTCGTGTGCGTGACGGCCGCGTTCCTCGTGCGCATGAACGCGACCTCGGGCCCGCGCGAGCTCACCGTGCCCCGCGGGTACGCGATCCTCGTGCACGTCGGCTCGCTCGTGCTCGCCGCGACGATCGCATTCGGCGTGCTCACGACCGCCAACGGTCCGCACTCGGGCGACGAGTACGTGATCCGCACCGGCTTCGATGCGACGATCCTCGCGCACGTGCACTCGTGGCCGGGTTACGCGATGTCCGGAATCGCCCTGGCGATCGTCGTGCTCGCGTGGCTGCGCGGCCTGCCAACGCGCGGCTGGTCGGTGACCTTCCTCGCGGTGCTCATCGTGCAGGTCCTCGTCGGAGTCTGGCAGGCGAACGCCTCGCTGCCGCCGCTGCTCGTCGGCGTGCACATGGTGCTCGCGGCCCTCTCCGCGGCGGCGTACGTCGCCCTCGTTCTGCGAATGAAGCGTCCGATCAGCGGCAGTCCTTCGACGCCTCGATGA